agcttaaacaagcacgacgtcgacggaagcgagaacgtcatctgaaaatgtcacttcgcgtttccgcaatcatttttcaattattcaaagtcattatgtttcaaaaaattaatgtgatctcactatcctggaattaaatcggAACCAGCACtagggacataagaagacaaaattcaacatttgttATTATATGCTCTCGTCGTCGACACAATTGcagaacaggtcatttcacgtcgtggaaagaacgaaaatgtcttcaaaatgccaaagatgaaaaatgcacgtgcaaagcatgcaaaaatactGCGGTATCcaactgtcaaatatgcaatttgtggggttttcatcaccgtcgtcgtcgtggttgcttaaactccctattattgaACATCGAAAAAACGACAAATATGTAGTCTCTAAATAAAAATTGtggaatatgaaaaaaaattgcagccACATCAGGTGATGAGATATCATGTGAAGAGCCTATTAATTTCCCAACATCCTAAAAACTAAAATGAATGTTACTCACAACTTGTCGTCGATTCTTTCTTGAAGAATTTTATGCTTCAGCTGATGGTAGAAAAGATAGagaattaatgaaaataaataattgtcCACTACGCTCTTCCTGTGTATAACTTAATATGAATAGTTTGCTCCTCAAGCAAAACCAAAGGTTGATGCTCTTAGGTTAAGAGAAACTCATCATTACATCTGGGGCCCAATATTTCTTATTCAAAGGATTTCAATTAGTGTAATGGCAGACACAGGTGAAGAAATgtctgtttcttttggaattcATGATGCACTCCTCCCAAATTTTTCTTTATGCTTAGTCAACCTAAGCAACCTCGACGGCAGGGCCGTgaaaaacatcacttgaaaataaacatttgcgcaattgtGACAGTATCATGATTAAGCCATCTTCTTATAAAATGTTCCCGGCGAAGTACGCTACAACTAGACCGCGGGGAGCGCCGTTGAAAGTAAGTacaccaaaaattaaaaatttactgTTGTTTGCTCGAGTTGTCATCAAAACAGCAAATGTTCAGGCTacttatttttcctcgttcaaccaatcagattcaaggcGTTGCCGTAGCCGTTGAAATCGTCGATGCTAAAGATCCCTATTGAAGATGACGCAACCATTTCGAAATGATATCtgctttcaaaacattttaagcCTTGCACTCGTGTTAATGACTTTTAACCTGCTTATGCTATTACCAACCTTTATAATGATACCGACACTAGGGGACTCAGGCatgcaaataaataataataaagaaaaaagctcACGCTGGGCATAACGTGTTCCATTTGCCTATGTTGAGATAAAATTTTCCATTCAACTTGGTTTCTTCTGCTCTGTAGCCCATGAGGGGACACCCCCTTTTACCGCACCTGTTACAAAAGAACGGAAGCGAATACAAAGTATAACTGCTACAGGGATATGCTTTCCACGAGTGTGGGCAATCCTCCTTCACAGTCCTAATAAAGTATTGTGTTGCCCTCAAGTGGTTACAGCCAACAATGAACACTGGACCTGTGAAAAGGAAACATAGAAAATACGAAACAGTGTAAGAGACATATACGCCGTGACATATTTAAAGGAGCTCTGTCGCGGCACGTTTCCTTCTTTCTAACCTTCACTAAGGCCGAAAACATTGCCATGAAATTTAGGACTAAGTCATCAATCAAGAAGAGTAtggtacattttttgttttgcctttaaGAAGGGTGCGAGAACTTTGAATAAATTGAGACTAAATGTTTCAAAATACAATCCATCTCTATCCTTGCCACCCAAAACAACAGAGAGCAGTAAACAGTCTCAGTGCGTGCAATTGTTTAGTTTTCAGTGAACAAACTTTATCATTACTTTTGAGTTTCCATTTCATTCAGGAGAACACTCAGACTACGGAAACAAGATTGTAAGTTTTAATTTAACATAACGTACTATCCTTAGGGTCAGGAGCACAGCCCGTCTGGACACTACCACCATTGGGGAAGAAATCAGTATGGCCAACGACATCAGCAGTCCCGATATAACCCGCGTTCGTGTGGATAATGTCGACATATTTGGCATCAGTTTTATCCAGATGAACTTCATTTTTCGTTGCTGTGAAATATGGACCAGCTGGATCCAAACCTTTGTGTAATGAAAAGGAAAGATGCACATACTCTTAGGAAAAGTAAAATGAACTTATTTggcatatgtatatatatatatatatgtttatttagatttatttatttatttactaaataCAGTGTGTAGGAATGAAAAGGTGAATTTCGTCGAAAGTCCTTGACTGATTTATCAAGATCAGTCACTGGACCTCGCAGAGTTGAGCTCTCCTTAATGTTTAGAATCATTCACAGCTGCCGAAGGGTCATGtcagtaaacaaagaaatgagcGGATGTACGCAATGGTTCTTACCAGTGATACGACCAAGTTTCATTCCGTACTTCTCTTGCAGACGACGTCCTGCAAATCCACCGCTCTGAGCACCAAAACTGAATCCAATGAAGTAGAAtttgtcagcagctgattggccgGGATTACCACTGTGGTAAATTAGAAAGTTGATGAAATTGGCAATTATAGCACCATTAAGCCGAGTGTTTCCAGCGGATTGACCGTAATCTTGATTGGCTCCTACACTCCAGTCAACCAGTATTACATTGAAGTCACCTTTCTTCAGCAGAGCATCTTTGAGGTCGATCATCCAATTATCATAACCATTTCCCGTTTCTAACAAATCAAAGTGACTGTTACTAAAAGGATGTTACAATGTAACCCCACGTTTACCAATCTATATTTTTTTGCTTATGGGATGCAGAATCTTGCATGAAAGGAATCTGGAATAATCTACTAGTAATAAAGTCGTCTTGCACACATTTAATT
This genomic stretch from Acropora muricata isolate sample 2 chromosome 5, ASM3666990v1, whole genome shotgun sequence harbors:
- the LOC136916295 gene encoding inactive pancreatic lipase-related protein 1-like isoform X1; the protein is MENLVMLCLLGCFFTLGSAGIGIPQVCYGPDYGCFDQFPPFANPLMKLPQSPEKIGTSFRLYTRNNSITNEADELDDSDEDLLGESHFDIRRPRTIIVCHGWTETGNGYDNWMIDLKDALLKKGDFNVILVDWSVGANQDYGQSAGNTRLNGAIIANFINFLIYHSGNPGQSAADKFYFIGFSFGAQSGGFAGRRLQEKYGMKLGRITGLDPAGPYFTATKNEVHLDKTDAKYVDIIHTNAGYIGTADVVGHTDFFPNGGSVQTGCAPDPKDSPVFIVGCNHLRATQYFIRTVKEDCPHSWKAYPCSSYTLYSLPFFCNRCGKRGCPLMGYRAEETKLNGKFYLNIGKWNTLCPA